From Anaerolineales bacterium, one genomic window encodes:
- a CDS encoding MaoC/PaaZ C-terminal domain-containing protein gives MVELIHPYQRGLYFDEFEIGQEIQSVARTVTEADVVGFASVTGDWTRIHTDAIFASQHPLGQRVAHGLLGLSIAVSLATRTGFIEGTVLAFREIEDWKFRLPIYLGDTISMRAKVTDTKFVRQLGGGLVYFKVDLLNQANRVVQQGKWALLVMSKQESILE, from the coding sequence ATGGTTGAATTAATACATCCGTATCAAAGAGGTTTGTATTTCGATGAATTTGAAATAGGTCAGGAAATTCAAAGTGTAGCTCGAACGGTCACAGAAGCAGACGTGGTGGGATTTGCGAGTGTGACCGGGGATTGGACGAGAATACATACGGATGCGATTTTCGCCTCGCAGCATCCGCTCGGTCAGCGGGTGGCGCATGGATTACTCGGACTATCCATCGCCGTGTCCCTCGCCACCCGCACGGGATTCATCGAGGGAACGGTGCTGGCATTTCGTGAAATCGAAGACTGGAAATTCCGATTGCCGATCTACCTCGGGGATACCATTTCGATGCGCGCCAAAGTGACCGACACCAAATTCGTGCGTCAGTTGGGAGGAGGGTTGGTCTATTTCAAAGTGGATCTGTTGAACCAGGCAAATCGCGTCGTGCAGCAAGGT
- a CDS encoding PaaI family thioesterase: MVSSSLLELLKSRLGDKFENYQIPPPVFVDMQGEFVHFDATEGCLVTCFPVLERYCNPYGTMQGGMLAAAIDNTLGPLSMLVAPPNVTRSLEITYNRSVSPAMGHITIEAQFVEADEKKLYFTARVRDLEGSLLARARATHWIVA; the protein is encoded by the coding sequence ATGGTCTCTTCATCATTGTTGGAACTGCTGAAATCCAGACTTGGCGATAAGTTTGAAAACTATCAGATTCCACCGCCTGTATTTGTAGACATGCAGGGTGAATTCGTGCATTTCGATGCTACAGAAGGCTGCCTGGTAACCTGTTTCCCGGTTCTCGAACGCTACTGCAATCCTTACGGCACGATGCAGGGAGGTATGCTGGCGGCTGCCATCGACAACACGCTCGGCCCGCTGAGTATGCTGGTTGCCCCACCAAACGTCACACGCAGTTTAGAAATTACCTACAATCGATCCGTTTCACCTGCGATGGGTCATATCACCATCGAAGCGCAATTCGTCGAAGCAGATGAAAAGAAGCTGTATTTTACGGCGCGGGTTCGTGATCTTGAGGGGAGTCTGCTGGCACGTGCGCGTGCGACCCATTGGATCGTCGCTTAA
- a CDS encoding DUF2314 domain-containing protein → MKRTILICILAWTLVSGCSLLQGEDVVKREGEPDVYRIASEDEDMNAAIEQAQATLDAFVEFLNSPKPGQTHFSIKAKFATTDEPASFEHIWLYDVEYDGEQFSGRIGNQPLDATYLNLDEKVKVPREDVSDWMIIEDGVLLGGYTLRVLVDRMSAEEKETFLESIDFEIPDEE, encoded by the coding sequence GTGAAACGAACGATTCTTATATGCATATTGGCATGGACACTGGTTTCAGGCTGCTCGCTGCTGCAAGGAGAGGACGTCGTCAAACGGGAGGGGGAACCCGATGTATACCGCATCGCTTCTGAAGATGAGGACATGAACGCGGCCATCGAGCAAGCTCAGGCGACTCTGGATGCGTTTGTTGAGTTCCTCAATTCTCCGAAACCTGGACAAACTCATTTTTCGATCAAGGCGAAGTTCGCGACGACGGATGAACCTGCTTCCTTCGAACACATCTGGTTGTATGATGTAGAGTACGATGGGGAGCAATTCTCAGGACGAATCGGAAATCAGCCGCTGGACGCCACGTACCTGAACCTCGATGAAAAAGTGAAGGTCCCTCGTGAAGACGTCTCGGATTGGATGATCATCGAGGACGGCGTTTTGCTCGGCGGATACACTTTGCGTGTGCTGGTGGATCGCATGAGTGCGGAGGAAAAGGAGACTTTCCTGGAAAGTATTGATTTTGAGATTCCGGACGAAGAGTAG
- a CDS encoding methyltransferase domain-containing protein: MLTPRQLKMLYEQGKNISEILREELEVDHNTDEIIEISYDLQTGSYTDAQKDGDVALRKRNYCAEIVKTIQSLCRPKSILESGVGEGTTYSGVLLGLERTIPSYAFDLSWSRVAYARRWLKDAGIGNATLCTGSLLHLPYADNSIDVVYTSHSIEPNGGYEEIILKELHRVAMRYIILLEPGYELSSDEARRRMDSHGYCKNLPGTSESLGYEVIEHKLFPVTSNPLNPTALTIIKKDERTSSSNHILACPKYKTRLEEVGGMLFSPEALVVYPIIGGIPCLRIENGVFASKYLEITQV; this comes from the coding sequence ATGCTGACGCCTCGACAATTGAAGATGTTGTACGAACAGGGAAAGAACATCAGTGAAATATTGCGTGAAGAATTGGAAGTCGACCACAACACGGATGAAATTATCGAAATTTCATATGATTTACAAACAGGGAGCTACACGGATGCACAGAAGGATGGTGATGTCGCACTACGCAAGCGGAATTATTGTGCCGAAATCGTCAAAACGATCCAATCTTTATGCAGGCCCAAATCGATTTTAGAATCGGGTGTGGGGGAGGGCACGACGTATTCCGGTGTTCTGCTCGGCTTAGAAAGGACGATACCAAGTTACGCCTTTGACTTGAGCTGGTCGCGGGTAGCGTATGCACGAAGATGGCTTAAAGATGCTGGAATCGGGAATGCGACCCTGTGTACAGGTAGTTTGCTCCACCTGCCGTATGCGGACAATTCGATCGATGTCGTTTATACATCTCATTCGATCGAACCCAATGGGGGGTATGAGGAGATCATCCTCAAGGAGCTGCATCGGGTTGCGATGCGGTACATCATACTGCTGGAGCCCGGATACGAATTGTCCAGCGACGAAGCCAGGCGGCGCATGGATTCACACGGCTATTGCAAGAATTTGCCAGGCACATCCGAATCGCTCGGATACGAGGTCATCGAGCACAAGCTATTTCCGGTCACCTCTAATCCGTTGAACCCGACGGCCCTCACGATTATCAAGAAGGACGAACGAACGTCGTCCTCGAACCACATCCTGGCATGCCCGAAGTACAAGACGCGGTTAGAAGAGGTCGGTGGAATGCTGTTCAGTCCGGAGGCGTTGGTAGTTTATCCGATCATCGGCGGCATTCCCTGCCTGCGCATCGAAAATGGTGTGTTTGCCAGTAAATATCTCGAGATCACGCAGGTGTGA